The following proteins come from a genomic window of Leishmania major strain Friedlin complete genome, chromosome 1:
- a CDS encoding conserved hypothetical protein (previous protein_id=AAC24654.2) yields the protein MMMMMPPPPRFPEMAGMVPGMPPPMPGAASTGGMMSAGFMPPPPPPPPPPPMMMPPLNGMIFQPPGTPGMPHHHHHPAGMATPQQHLASQHQHQHQHGMMPMWMPPPPTQTQQHQQQQPGMMMPMNSMMPMSMPMSMPMGAASSPLPPGQHSSGPQQHPPQQPGMMMPFYPPPQAPHGTMPPMASMPPPAPGMGVPRAPPPTAGAAPGGGMIPPQAAGAAATAAMMAPPPHHSYMHPYPGSNTASGANASAAASSISNARSIHNHTQNHINTGAQAAASRPASMSMPPQPPPPMMMMNHTGGAMMPPPPPPPPPPTVAANARVSVGNATLAALNSKEPPKFSCVLLSGIPAVGKTTLGRELVNSLKTDGMGWAFFSGADFLTEQQGKRSIWETTKDVFDALSSRLDELLEKQHKDRNIKGLVIDKNCKGIEDVYYLSALLLSKSIPFVGIVGMECADDDVLVKRMGGDDYLKEKLKFHRVIHARIVSLAKSAGMYRYVDATKSKEEVVQMLRTMVLGCCAQPPTRSIGNHQYDDSRANIMVDDYKEYNEVLTHLFRCVNNRGSQFPGSTDLVPFSEKEMKDKGRINAIKSRYGIRRKVDGHRYLLVYREKKLYLVPPHMRAVLQMPLKAWLGSRLDSDSVGMFVLEGDLTRLIRDRQKELFLVYDAHYWSEAEQPSSNKMIRMTFSERQAFLAANMCSESKAFFAQDGVECVVVHQPTQKMSEAVDMLDSEEYPSDGLVFQAVNPIHRSDHVFVWQQPFYMTVDFRVGQLLHTHQPPETDADGIPTSVKGTTSDLRRNASGAVSPQQQQPLPLTTRRGNVDAFSDHPIRTFMLEVYDKTEKMYVQYENATVDVRHPDVVEGCIVTCSLVDDTPRRWVFRRIRYDVSRPIYKLDLEELLGSCLIPRTKMVAWLLNEQIVPSEIQLDGNGSGAGGSGSATNVPNVPPPSYDAAAAAVAAASAKGAAASMGMMQGLTTPLPTQGMMPPLMKDIGSPPAFHAPTAAATAIPMASTAPARSIYPSASAMLSRVAAVPANPAPPPAVPAPRPPAQMSTEAQLKQLASIVPSFHVVDGSKEGGAAAVAAASSTPAAAGSNGTAAGVAGKSAASRATGGAASDGSRNCAQCHKPKQSEDLRVDRRDHRHYCYSCWAKSGYGFCVVCGEFKEVRRESKGRQKGSTVCAPCGKAAATAPADAASSNASPAAATTAAAVMKTAASAPTTPAAQEAAEAKVDVVLPSVKARKKAAAKEKKAVGVPPATGEATPSTDSAAPAVAAAKTTGGEGGKAVKDTGGGSRAAPASVPSSPTSGKGGGTAHGGKTNDSVKVSSSSLDALMSASPPDAAAEAALSQAPTSEKSTKSVPFQVDVAPALAAPAVAEAPTAKPADSKVAEPPEEAVAAPAAPAMATAVQDPSKAQVHEEKRSVGGCRQQ from the coding sequence atgatgatgatgatgccaccgccgcctaGGTTCCCGGAGATGGCGGGCATGGTCCCGGGCATGCCGCCGCCAATGCCGGGAGCTGCGTCTACTGGAGGCATGATGTCCGCAGGCTTcatgccaccaccgccgccgccgccgccgccaccgccaatGATGATGCCGCCACTAAACGGGATGATTTTCCAGCCGCCCGGCACGCCTGGAatgccgcaccaccaccaccatcccGCAGGCatggcgacgccgcagcagcacttaGCttcgcagcaccagcaccagcaccagcacggcATGATGCCGATgtggatgccgccgccgcctacgcaaacgcagcagcaccagcaacagcagccggGCATGATGATGCCCATGAACAGCATGATGCCGATGTCCATGCCCATGTCCATGCCCATGggcgctgcctcctccccactgccgccgggtcagcacagcagcggcccaCAGCAAcacccgccgcagcagccggggATGATGATGCCCTTCTATCCACCGCCGCAGGCCCCGCACGGGACGATGCCGCCCATGGCGAGCatgccgcctccagcgccgggTATGGGTGTGCcacgcgcaccccctcccaccgCCGGGGCAGCGCCAGGCGGTGGGATGATCCCGCCACAGGCGGCGGGGGCcgcagcgactgcggcgatgatggcccctcccccgcatCACTCGTACATGCACCCATACCCGggcagcaacaccgccagcggcgccaacgcgagcgccgcggccagcagcatcagcaatGCCCGCAGCATCCACAACCACACCCAGAACCACATCAATACcggtgcgcaggcggcggcaagcAGGCCCGCCTCCATGTCGATGCCGCCCcaaccgccgccaccgatgatgatgatgaaCCACACCGGAGGCGCCATGATGCCGCcacccccaccgccaccgccaccgccgaccgTCGCGGCGAACGCGCGTGTGAGCGTCGGCAACGCCACGTTGGCTGCACTGAACTCGAAGGAGCCGCCGAAGTTctcgtgtgtgctgctgtccgGCATCCCGGCTGTTGGTAAGACGACGCTCGGTCGTGAGCTCGTGAATAGCCTGAAGACCGACGGCATGGGCTGGGCCTtcttcagcggcgccgacttCCTCACCGAGCAGCAGGGCAAGCGCTCCATCTGGGAGACGACGAAGGACGTCTTCGACGCGCTCAGCAGCCGCCTAgacgagctgctggagaagcAGCACAAGGACCGCAACATCAAGGGCCTCGTCATTGACAAGAACTGCAAGGGTATCGAGGATGTCTATTACCtgagtgcgctgctgctgtccaaGAGTATCCCGTTCGTCGGCATTGTAGGCATGGAATGTGCTGACGACGACGTGCTCGTGAAGCGCATGGGCGGCGACGACTACCTCAAGGAGAAGCTGAAGTTTCACCGCGTCATTCACGCTCGCATCGTAAGCCTTGCCAAGAGCGCGGGCATGTACCGCTACGTTGACGCCACCAAgagcaaggaggaggtggtgcagatgctgcgcacGATGGtgctcggctgctgcgcgcagccgccgacgcGAAGCATCGGCAACCACCAGTATGACGACTCCCGCGCCAACATCATGGTGGACGACTACAAGGAGTACAACGAGGTGCTCACGCACCTCTTCCGCTGCGTTAACAACCGCGGCTCGCAGTTCCCGGGCAGCACCGACCTCGTGCCCTTCTCCGAGAAAGAAATGAAGGACAAGGGCCGCATCAACGCCATCAAGAGCCGCTACGGCATCCGCAGGAAGGTGGACGGCCACCGCTACCTGCTCGTCTACCGCGAGAAGAAGCTGTACCTTGTGCcgccgcacatgcgcgcggtgctgcagatGCCGTTGAAGGCGTGGctcggcagccgcctcgacagcgacagcgttGGCATGTTTGTGCTGGAGGGCGACCTCACGCGGCTGATCCGCGACCGACAGAAGGAGCTCTTCCTGGTGTACGACGCCCACTACTGgagcgaggcggagcagccGAGCAGCAACAAGATGATCCGCATGACCTTCTCCGAGCGGCAGGCCTTCCTCGCCGCGAACATGTGCAGCGAGTCGAAGGCGTTCTTTGCGCAGGACGGCGTCGAGTGCGTCGTCGTGCACCAACCGACGCAGAAGATGTCGGAGGCGGTCGACATGCTTGACTCGGAGGAGTACCCAAGCGACGGTCTCGTCTTCCAGGCTGTCAACCCGATCCACCGCAGCGACCACGTCTTTGTGTGGCAGCAGCCGTTCTACATGACCGTCGACTTCCGCGTCGggcagctcctccacacacaccagccGCCGGAGACGGACGCCGACGGCATTCCAACTTCCGTGAAGGGCACCACGAGTGACCTTCGCCGCAAcgcgagcggcgccgtctcaccgcagcagcagcagccgctgccgctgacaaCGCGCCGCGGCAACGTCGACGCCTTCAGCGACCATCCCATTCGCACCTTCATGCTTGAAGTGTACGACAAGACAGAGAAGATGTACGTGCAGTACGAGAACGCCACGGTCGACGTGCGCCACCCCGACGTGGTGGAGGGCTGCATCGTCACGTGCAGCCTCGTGGACGACACCCCGCGACGCTGGGTGTTCCGCCGCATTCGGTATGACGTGTCGCGCCCGATCTACAAGCTGGacctggaggagctgcttgGCTCCTGCCTGATCCCGCGCACAAAGATGGTGGCGTGGCTGCTGAACGAGCAGATCGTGCCGTCCGAGATCCAGCTGGATGggaacggcagcggtgccggtggcagTGGTAGCGCCACCAACGTGCCGAacgtgccaccgccgtcgtacgatgcggcggcggcggctgtcgctgcagctaGCGCCaagggcgctgctgcgtcgatGGGCATGATGCAGGGTctgacgacgccgctgcctACGCAGGGTatgatgccgccgctgatgaaGGACATTGGTAGCCCGCCTGCCTTCCAcgcccccaccgccgccgcgactgccATCCCGatggcgtcgacggcgccggctcGCTCCATCTACCCATCCGCGTCCGCTATGTTGTCGCGCGTAGCGGCCGTGCCTGCAAatccggcgccgccgcctgctgtCCCCGCCCCGCGACCGCCAGCGCAGATGAGCACAGAGGCGCAGTTAAAGCAGCTAGCAAGCATTGTTCCGTCCTTCCATGTTGTGGATGGCAGTAAGGAGGGcggggccgcggcggtggcggcggcctcgtcgactcctgccgcagccggcagcaacggcactgccgctggGGTCGCGGGTaagagcgcggcgtcgcgcgcgacgggtggcgcggcgagcgacggcagccgcaaCTGCGCGCAGTGTCACAAACCAAAGCAGAGTGAAGACCTCCGTGTTGATCGCCGCGATCACCGGCACTACTGCTACTCGTGTTGGGCCAAGTCCGGCTACGGCTTCTGCGTCGTGTGTGGCGAGTTCAAGGAGGTACGGCGAGAGTCGAAGGGCCGCCAGAAGGGGTCcaccgtgtgcgcgccgtgtggaaaggcagcggcgacggcgcctgCAGACGCCGCCAGCAGTAACGCCtctcccgcagcagcgacgacggcggcggcggtcatGAAGACAGCAGCCTCCGCCCCGacaacgccggcggcgcaggaggccGCGGAGGCCAAGGTCGATGTCGTGTTGCCCTCCGTGAAGGCCAGGAAGAAGGCCGCGGcaaaggagaagaaggcTGTCGGGGTCCCCCCTGCGACTGGTGAGGCTACTCCGAGCACGGACagtgccgcgccggcggtggcggcggcgaagacgacAGGTGGCGAGGGTGGGAAGGCGGTAAAGGacactggcggcggcagccgggcagcaccggcgaGCGTGCCGTCGAGCCCGACGAGTGGGAAGGGTGGTGGCACGGCGCACGGAGGGAAGACGAACGACAGCGTCAAGGTCTCATCCTCCTCACTCGATGCGTTGATGTCGGCCTCGCCGccggacgcggcggcggaagccGCGCTTAGCCAGGCGCCGACGTCGGAGAAGTCGACGAAGAGTGTACCCTTCCAGGTGGACGTTGCACCCGCTCTGGCCGctccggcggtggcggaggcgccaACTGCGAAGCCCGCGGATTCGAAGGTCGCTGAGCCACCCGAGGAAGCTGTAGCTGCCCCCGCCGCACCCGCGATGGCGACTGCCGTGCAGGACCCGTCCAAGGCGCAGGTGCACGAGGAGAAGCGTAGCGTTGGTGGCTGCCGTCAGCAGTAG